The sequence ACTTTGAAGTGGCATTTTTTATATATTATTCAAAATAAAAATTAAATTATTTTGCTTTACCTTGGTTAGCAACAGCGGCTGCTTTTGCTGCGATTTCGTCAGCATTACCTAAGTAGTAACGTTTGATTGGTTTCATGTTTTCATCAAATTCGTAAACTAAAGGTACAGCTGTTGGGATATTCAGCTCAAGAATTTCATCTTCGCTCATATTGTCTAGGTATTTAACCAGAGCACGCAGTGAGTTACCGTGTGCGGCGATGATAACTTTTTCACCAGAAGCCACACGAGGTTTAATCACTTCTTCCCAGTATGGTGTTACACGGTCGATAGTCAGCGCTAAGCTTTCTGTTAATGGCAGTTCTGCCGCAGTTAAAGATGCATAACGAGGATCTTTACCAGGGAAACGGTCATCATCTTTCGTTAATTCTGGTGGCGTAACAGCAAAACCACGACGCCATTGTTTAACTTGTTCATCGCCATATTTTTCAGCGGTTTCAGCTTTGTTTAAGCCTTGCAGAGCACCGTAATGGCGTTCATTTAATTTCCAGCTTTTTTCAACTGGCAGCCATTGTTGATCTACTTGATCAAGAATGTTCCACAGAGTGTGAATTGCGCGTTTCAGAACAGAAGTATATGCAAAGTCAAAAGTGAAACCTTCTGCTTTCAATAACTTACCCGCTTCTTCAGCTTCAACTCGACCTTTGTCTGACAGCTCAACGTCAGTCCAGCCTGTAAAACGGTTTTCTTTGTTCCATACACTTTCACCGTGTCGAACTAGCACAAGCTTAGTTACTGCCATAGTTTAGACTCCTATAATTACTTTCTTAATATAAGTTTAAAATTAGCACTTCAATCATTATATGGATCATCGACAAGAACACCAAACATAAGTGACAAAACAAGGGGGATTAAGTCAAAAATGTCGTTTGTTCGATGAATTATTGCACAGTTGTCACACCTTTTGCTTAATCGTTCAAGCTATTAATCTAGCGGGATCGGCGTAAAAAAACAAAATATCCGTTTTGTATAAAAAATAGACGAAAATAGCGTCCATAAAAACGACACATTTTTTATTTATTATTGTTCGAATAACAAGCAAAAAAGTGTCGATTTAAATAAAAAAGCAAAGCCAAGTTTACCGTTAATTTCTAAAATCATTGCCCTGATTATGTCAGTAAAAGTCCGCATTTAACAAATTTCTTGCTGATAACGATAAATTTCGCCGTCTTTAATAAAAGTCAATCGATGAGTAATACATGAAGGCGCATCCTCTTGATGATGGCTGACAAATAAAAGTTGCGTATTACTGTGGCTTATCATGATATCAATAAAACGCTGTACTAAGAGTCGATTCGTTGTATCTAATCCTTGCAGTGGCTCATCAAGAATAAGCAAAGTAGGGTGCTTAACTAGAGCCCTCACAATTAATACTAAGCGCTGTTGTCCCCAGGATAAAGCATGAAATGGACTATTGGCATGGTTTGTCAAACCAATTAACGCTAACCATTCATCAGCGAGTTTCAGCTGTTTATCGGTAATAGCCTGATAAATACCAATTGAGTCATGAAAACCTGAAATAATGACATTCTTTACTGTTGAAGAAACGCGATAACTTTGATGCAGGGCATTACTGACATAACCAATATGGCGTTTAATTTCCCATACTGTTTCGCCACTTCCCCTTTTACGACCAAATAGTGCTAAGTCATTGCTGTAACCTTGAGGATGATCCCCTGTAATTAAACTTAATAATGTCGATTTTCCTGCGCCATTAGGGCCTAAAATTTGCCAATGTTGTTGCGGTTTTACCTCCCAACTTAAATGGTGAAGAACAGGTTTGTCGTTATAGCTCACTACACCATTTTTTAGCACGATAGGGGAAAGTGTTGGCGGTAATTGTGGGATCGCATCTGGTGACTCTTGTTCAGGTAGTGTGAGATTTTCAAGGGTTTCACTGTGAGATAACTGCCCTATTACCGAATCAGATAAAATCTGCTCTTTTTTACCGCTTATCACCAATTCACAATTAATCAGTAATCCTGCATATTGAATAAAATCAGGAATATCATTAAAGCGATTTAAAATCAGTACAATTGTCAGATTTTGTTGATGTAATAGCGATAATAATTCATTTAAAGCACGGCGAGAATCTACATCTAAACCATCAAAAGGCTCATCTAAAATAATCAAATCTGGTTTGTTCATTAAAAGCTGAATAAGCAATACTTTCCGAGACTCACCAGTAGAAAGATATTTAAACCGTCTTGATAAAAGATATTCAACGCCAAATTGCTTAGCTAATAAAAAACATCTGTCATCATCTTTTACCTGCATTTGAATAACTTGAGCCACCGTTAAGCCAGTGTCTTCCTCACCTTCACTTAATAAATCTGTATTATTACGGCGCCACTCTTCTTCGATCATTTTTTGTAGTTTTTCAAAAGAGAGGCTAATTGGACGAGAAAATGTATTGATAAGCTCACCAGAAAGCAAAATGCTTTCTTGGCATAATGCATTTGCTAAGGCGGTCTTGCCACTACCATTACTGCCGACAAATGCCCAACTGTCACCTTCATTAATCGTTAAGTCATTAATTTGCAAACAGAGTGTATCGCTTAATCGAAATTGTGTTTTTTTGAGTTGCAAGTACGTCATTATTATTATCCGTATATTTTTAGAGCAAGTAGAGTACTTACCAATATCGGGTTAACTAAACATTGTCAATATCTGTTGAATCATTCTTAAATTAAAAAATTAAGAGGCTATTAAAAAATGATAATCATTAAGTTAGATAGTTTATGTAATGATATAAAAAATAACTCAAGGATGATTTTTTTATGCATAAATTTAAAAATAAAAATATTATATTATTGTCGTTTTTTTTATTCATTTTAATAAATAAAAAATGTTTTTCTGATGTCAATAAAAATAATTGCTTTTTAATTAATGAAATAAAGATAGAAAATGCTGATGTATTAAGTGATAAAAAACAGAATAAACTAACATCCAAATACCTATATCGATGTTTAACATTAAATGATATACAAAGTATCGCTAATGTTATAACAAATGAATATATTAAAAAAGGTTATATCACTTCACAGGCATTTATTTCTCATGAAGACTTATCTAAGAATAAGCTTACAGTTAAAGTGATAGAGGGAAAAATAAAAGATATTTTTATTAATAATACTTCTTCTCGATTAATTAATATTATCTTTCCATTGTACAAAGAAAAAATACTTAATCTACGCGATTTAGAACATGGGCTTGAGCAACTTAATCGATTAACAACATCACAATATACACTGGATATAAGACCAAGCGATAGTGTGGGATATTCTTCTATTTTTATTGTTCAGAATAATAAAAAACTTGCATTTAAAAATCAATTAACCGTTGATAATTCAGGTACCAAAACAACAGGTGAAATTCTATTAACGAATACTACAACCATAGATTCTTTATTTGGCTTGGGTGAACAATGGATTCTTTCACTAAAAACAAATACTGATTTCACTCGCACTCACTATTCTCGTGCTTATACTGCAAGTGTGAATATTCCTTATGGTTATTGGTTTTATCAGTATCAAGTATCGCATAGCCAATCCTCTTATCCTTTTCAAAGCCATAATGCTCAATATCGTTATAAAAACAAAAATAGTGATCAACACTTTGATATTAGTCGTTTAGCCTATCGTGATAATAAGCAACGAATAATATTAAAGAGTTCCCTGAAACATAAAAAAGCAAGGACACAATTAGCACAACAAAAACTATTAATAACGAGCCCTACATTAACTTCTTTGTCATTTAGCCCTGAATATAATTTAAGTATACATAATGGATATTTAATCATTAATCCAGTTGCCGAGCTCGGGATTTCTCTTTTTGGTGCAACACCGGATTATATTGCTGAAAACTCACCTCGTAGTCATTATCGAAAACTAAGCATAAATTTAAGCTATCAACATTTATTTCTTAACAAATTTGTCTATATTACGTCATTTTATGGGCAATATACGCCAGATAATCTTTATAGTATAGAAAGAGTTGCAATTGATGGAATAAAGGCAACTCGTGGATATAAAGAAACAAAACTGAATGCGAATAGCGGATTTTATTGGCGTAATGAAATAAACACACCACAAATAAAATGTTTTTTAGGTAATGTTAATTTTATTTTTGCACTTGATTATGGCGTTGCTCATTCAGATAAATATGAAACAAAGAAAAATAAAATAATAGGAAGCGCAATAGGTGCTTCTTTTGATCACTCTATTTTTTCCTCTCAGATATTAATTAATAAGCCTATGTTTTATCCCACATCATTAAAACCTGATCATTGGTCTTTATTTTGGTCTGTTTCTTTTGTTATTTAAGGTTTGGAGGTTTATATGCACGAAAAGGATATTTCTCGAAAACAGCGCTTAATTAGCTATAGCATTATTTATTTAACTGCTATTTACCCATTACATCCTGCTTGGAGTTCTGTAATTACTCCCGTCGATAAAACGATAAAAATAAGTCAGCAAAATACCGTTCCTATTATTAATATTGCAACACCTAATAATGTTGGTATTTCTCATAATCAATTTCACTCATTTAATGTCGGAAAACAAGGTGCTGTACTTAATAATGCAACAACACCTGTTAATACTCAATTAGCCAAACAAGTGAATGCTAATCCCCATTTAAAAGGTAATTCAGCGCATTTAATTATTAATGAAGTAGTAGGAAATGGATATTCACAGTTATTAGGAAAATTAGAAGTTGCAGGTGAACAGGCGAAAGTGGTTATTGCCAATCCGAATGGTATTACCTGTGATGGTTGTTCATTTATTAATACCCCAGCAATTACGCTTACGACAGGAAAACCTCAATTTAGCCCTCAAGGTGCTTATTCGGCAATAGAAGTGAAAAAAGGCAGTGTTGTTATTGGAAAACAAGGCATGGATCTCCAAGCTCAGAATTATGCCGACATTATTAGCCGCAGTATTGAGTTAAATGGAAAAATAAACGCAAAAAACCTTTCTTTAATGCAAGGTAATAACCGTATTGATTTTGAAAAAGGAGCGGTAAATAGCCTTACTGGAGAAGACATAAAGCCAACAATCTCGATTGATACTAAAGCGCTGGGAGGAATGTATGCCAATCAAATACGCCTAGTCAGCACAGAAAAGGGTGTTGGTGTTAATTTAAGTGATATTCATACAAATCAACACAGTGTGAATTTAACGGTTGATGGAAAAATTACCTTTAATGGCAATATTCAATCAGAGCAAGATATTAATGTTAGCAGTAAAGAACTACAGGTTAATCATAATACTAAGTTAAAAGCAAAAAGAGATATTACGTTAGCCACTAATACGCTAACTAATCATAGTGAAATTATCTCAGAAAAAGATATACGTTTATTTGCAGATAAACTCACTAATAAAGGCGAAAAGGCACTTGTTCAAGCAAAAGATAACTTATGGATACAAAAAAATGCACAGGGTGATCCTAGTACTTTAATTGAAAATCAATCCGCCACGATAAAAACAGAAAAGGGTGATTTGATTATTAGAACAAAGAAATTGGTTAATACATCTTTAAGTGATTTACCCATTATTTCAAGTATTGAAGCAAACTCTACCGCTAAAAGAAGTTTTGTCGCATCATATTGGGGAAATAGTCAAGGTGTTGTTTCTATAAACACCTATTATCCCGAATTAGAGAATTTTCCATATGAAAAATGGTTTGGCTATCTCGATTTAACAAGTACGGATGTTATTAATACTGAAAGGTATAAATATAAGTATAGTAATTCTATAGGATATATAGATTCAGGAAAAAATATTTATATTAATGCTAATGAATTGGTCAATAAATTAGGTGTGATCCGGAGTAATAAAAATACTATTTTAACAGGAAGTAATGCTGTAATTTCAAATTTAGGATCTGGAGAATTAAATTTATGGTACAAGTATAAGACTGCATATGATCATCTAGGGGTATATGCAGATGAGGAGGAGGATGAAGATAATTACGATATTCTTTATGTAAGAGAACCATTGAAGTTTGAATTAGTTAATAAATTTTATTCTTGGTTACCTGATAGAAATAATTCTTTAATAATATCATCAAAGGGTAATTTAATTTTAGATTTTAAAGATAGTATTAATATAGAAACGAAGCCACCATCTAAATATTCACCCACAAAAAGATTGATCAATAAAATTCCATCTGGTTATGAAATTTTAGCTGATAATATATTAATTAATTCTAGTTCTATTAACGTATCGTCAAATATAAAATCAAATAATGATTTATCTATTATCTCTAATGATGATATTACAATAAAAGATGCACAACTTTTATCAGAATATTCGTTAAGTTTAATTTCAAATAAAAATATAGAACTTAACCAAGTAGATTTAACAGCAAAAGATAATGTTGTTCTTGCTAAAAATGGAAACATTAATTATACATTAAATCCTATTTCTGCATTTAATGAAAAAGATTTTTTAACTCCTCCTGTTATTAATGTTTCTAATTCTATTTTATTTCAATCAGGAGGGGATATTACTTTTAATAATATTGATGTTAATAATGCTAATTCTTTAAATTTAATTTCATCTGGTGATATAAAAATTCAGAGAAATGAATCAGAGCTTTTTAAAA comes from Proteus vulgaris and encodes:
- a CDS encoding ShlB/FhaC/HecB family hemolysin secretion/activation protein, translating into MHKFKNKNIILLSFFLFILINKKCFSDVNKNNCFLINEIKIENADVLSDKKQNKLTSKYLYRCLTLNDIQSIANVITNEYIKKGYITSQAFISHEDLSKNKLTVKVIEGKIKDIFINNTSSRLINIIFPLYKEKILNLRDLEHGLEQLNRLTTSQYTLDIRPSDSVGYSSIFIVQNNKKLAFKNQLTVDNSGTKTTGEILLTNTTTIDSLFGLGEQWILSLKTNTDFTRTHYSRAYTASVNIPYGYWFYQYQVSHSQSSYPFQSHNAQYRYKNKNSDQHFDISRLAYRDNKQRIILKSSLKHKKARTQLAQQKLLITSPTLTSLSFSPEYNLSIHNGYLIINPVAELGISLFGATPDYIAENSPRSHYRKLSINLSYQHLFLNKFVYITSFYGQYTPDNLYSIERVAIDGIKATRGYKETKLNANSGFYWRNEINTPQIKCFLGNVNFIFALDYGVAHSDKYETKKNKIIGSAIGASFDHSIFSSQILINKPMFYPTSLKPDHWSLFWSVSFVI
- the modF gene encoding molybdate ABC transporter ATP-binding protein ModF, with amino-acid sequence MTYLQLKKTQFRLSDTLCLQINDLTINEGDSWAFVGSNGSGKTALANALCQESILLSGELINTFSRPISLSFEKLQKMIEEEWRRNNTDLLSEGEEDTGLTVAQVIQMQVKDDDRCFLLAKQFGVEYLLSRRFKYLSTGESRKVLLIQLLMNKPDLIILDEPFDGLDVDSRRALNELLSLLHQQNLTIVLILNRFNDIPDFIQYAGLLINCELVISGKKEQILSDSVIGQLSHSETLENLTLPEQESPDAIPQLPPTLSPIVLKNGVVSYNDKPVLHHLSWEVKPQQHWQILGPNGAGKSTLLSLITGDHPQGYSNDLALFGRKRGSGETVWEIKRHIGYVSNALHQSYRVSSTVKNVIISGFHDSIGIYQAITDKQLKLADEWLALIGLTNHANSPFHALSWGQQRLVLIVRALVKHPTLLILDEPLQGLDTTNRLLVQRFIDIMISHSNTQLLFVSHHQEDAPSCITHRLTFIKDGEIYRYQQEIC
- the gpmA gene encoding 2,3-diphosphoglycerate-dependent phosphoglycerate mutase; this translates as MAVTKLVLVRHGESVWNKENRFTGWTDVELSDKGRVEAEEAGKLLKAEGFTFDFAYTSVLKRAIHTLWNILDQVDQQWLPVEKSWKLNERHYGALQGLNKAETAEKYGDEQVKQWRRGFAVTPPELTKDDDRFPGKDPRYASLTAAELPLTESLALTIDRVTPYWEEVIKPRVASGEKVIIAAHGNSLRALVKYLDNMSEDEILELNIPTAVPLVYEFDENMKPIKRYYLGNADEIAAKAAAVANQGKAK